Proteins from a genomic interval of Rhodococcus rhodochrous:
- a CDS encoding RNA polymerase sigma factor, producing the protein MNETELIERCRSGDRAAFAALVEPSRTQVWAVCVQITGNRHDAEDALQDALIAAWQNLDKFRGTSRFGSWLYRIASNAALAIVRKRREIPDDEIDLGRTSTVPGPADRVVDTDAVRHALAQLPEQFRVAVVLREYAQMSYAEIAEHQNVPVATVKTRINRGRAQLVELLDPTRLDPAGLDP; encoded by the coding sequence ATGAACGAGACCGAGTTGATCGAGCGGTGCCGGTCCGGCGACCGCGCCGCGTTCGCCGCACTGGTGGAACCGTCCCGCACCCAGGTGTGGGCGGTATGTGTGCAGATCACCGGCAACCGCCACGACGCCGAGGACGCCCTGCAGGACGCGTTGATCGCCGCCTGGCAGAACCTGGACAAATTCCGGGGCACCTCCCGCTTCGGTTCCTGGCTCTATCGCATCGCGAGCAATGCCGCGCTGGCGATCGTGCGCAAGCGCCGTGAGATCCCCGACGACGAGATCGACCTCGGTCGGACCTCCACGGTGCCGGGACCGGCCGATCGCGTCGTCGACACCGACGCGGTGCGTCACGCGCTTGCCCAACTCCCGGAACAGTTCCGCGTCGCGGTGGTGCTCCGCGAATACGCCCAGATGAGTTACGCCGAGATCGCCGAGCATCAGAACGTGCCGGTCGCGACGGTCAAGACCCGCATCAACCGGGGGCGAGCACAACTCGTCGAACTGCTCGATCCCACCCGCCTCGATCCCGCCGGTCTCGATCCCTGA
- a CDS encoding DUF7373 family lipoprotein yields MHIPRTGRLALALAAVTVVTVAGCSSDSDATVVDETTTEQTSAGVDLDSLDTGDYNTQPRDFVALGMAAEDFGPAVEGQRLAEFVVHPHTVDPALSVGGSTNGVFLGGTGNIFSGSENEILKEFSIINAFTSFRSTDDDSREFGVSVWRFPTTEDASGAAQALYEYKLAPADGPFATGPETPISLPELPDTLATTHSWPELDTISLSTLTTRGMFVVYTYSGDDSSGTEWITDAATRGVQRQIELLDRFPATPTDEIASLPIDLDKVMARAVGFVDSEYSRNSDMAVYGPDGWLHYDSAPADTGVVFEQTGTDRVAKVNSVVYRTAGPDEAEVLKDAFAAHTAEAYPDLVEDPSLTQGLPNTTCWSGDVAEGRAAACLMTYGRYMAELSGFRSIGNENPDSDTLRTVPQRVATQYVKFVRAEEMGLGEN; encoded by the coding sequence ATGCACATCCCTCGAACCGGCCGTCTCGCCCTGGCCCTGGCGGCCGTCACCGTCGTCACCGTGGCCGGCTGCTCCTCCGACAGCGACGCCACCGTCGTCGACGAGACCACGACCGAACAGACCTCTGCCGGTGTAGATCTCGACTCGCTCGATACCGGTGACTACAACACCCAGCCGCGCGATTTCGTTGCGCTGGGCATGGCGGCCGAGGATTTCGGTCCGGCGGTGGAAGGCCAGCGACTCGCCGAGTTCGTCGTCCACCCGCACACCGTCGACCCGGCTCTCTCCGTCGGCGGATCGACCAACGGGGTGTTCCTCGGCGGCACGGGCAACATCTTCTCCGGCAGCGAGAACGAGATCCTGAAAGAGTTCTCGATCATCAACGCCTTCACCAGCTTCCGGAGCACCGACGACGACAGCCGCGAATTCGGTGTCAGTGTCTGGCGCTTCCCCACCACCGAGGACGCCTCCGGCGCCGCACAGGCCCTGTACGAGTACAAGCTCGCGCCCGCGGACGGCCCGTTCGCCACCGGTCCGGAAACCCCGATATCGCTGCCGGAGCTACCCGACACGCTGGCCACCACCCACTCCTGGCCGGAACTGGACACCATCTCCCTGAGCACGCTCACCACACGCGGCATGTTCGTCGTCTACACCTACAGCGGCGACGACAGCAGTGGGACCGAGTGGATCACCGATGCCGCGACCCGCGGCGTGCAGCGGCAGATCGAACTGCTCGACCGGTTCCCGGCCACCCCCACCGACGAGATCGCCTCGCTGCCGATCGATCTGGACAAGGTGATGGCCCGAGCCGTGGGATTCGTCGACAGCGAGTACTCGCGTAACTCCGACATGGCGGTCTACGGACCCGACGGCTGGTTGCACTACGACTCCGCTCCGGCCGACACCGGGGTGGTGTTCGAGCAGACCGGCACCGATCGTGTCGCGAAGGTCAACAGCGTCGTCTATCGCACCGCCGGCCCCGACGAGGCCGAGGTCCTGAAGGACGCGTTCGCAGCACACACGGCGGAGGCCTATCCGGACCTCGTCGAGGATCCCTCGCTGACGCAGGGACTTCCGAACACCACCTGCTGGTCGGGAGACGTCGCCGAGGGCCGAGCCGCCGCGTGCCTGATGACCTACGGCCGCTACATGGCCGAACTGTCCGGCTTCCGCTCGATCGGCAACGAGAACCCCGATTCCGACACCCTGCGCACCGTGCCACAGCGCGTCGCGACGCAGTACGTCAAGTTCGTCCGCGCCGAGGAAATGGGCCTGGGTGAGAACTGA
- a CDS encoding Hsp70 family protein, which produces MSWVLAVDFGTSNTSAAHRIGPDRVESLPLTHTSNLMPSSVYVDHTGAITTGDVAINQATVDPAGFVAYPKTHVAVGSVMVRGQDVPVAHTIASVLRTVYNQALPRHNNHPPAEVVLTHPEAWSQRELDVLRHAASLAGLGGSVSLISEPRAAAFYYSRQHDAKIVKGSTIAVFDFGGGTLDIAVLTATSEWTFEVIRAGGDNTLGGKNLDATVARWVDERLRDDAPDLAAWLHTPDGLDARRTLDDQIRRAKELLSEHPSATIRVTGNGADLTFTITRDEFEQLIEPQITRGVQLAAQVLRDAGVDRSGLQALYLTGGSSRIPYVHRRLSELGSIATLDDPKTVVAKGAAGFVAGGRTTEPAADRDTEVLRPDTPRPATPRPGVPRPGTPAAQPDSATTRDTERSRPSRPLLIAGGAVLAVLVAAGAVFGLTRGDADDGASAGAAAAPAVAEDRSDSGAPPPATSDSVYRSESTDEVVELLPTKLLTGSSSCEKSGFSLEGAMQVRCQISPNSNLGKALGMEPTDYESVSAYRDDQYARSNFIRLRDAKNDNTRIVSADGTRIADYDHPPGGNSYFTVIDKSTGLVAQFSMTTERGEALLAELGWNA; this is translated from the coding sequence ATGAGCTGGGTTCTGGCGGTCGATTTCGGCACGTCCAACACGTCGGCGGCACACCGGATCGGCCCGGACCGGGTCGAATCACTGCCGCTGACCCACACCTCCAACCTCATGCCGTCCTCGGTGTACGTCGACCACACCGGTGCGATCACCACCGGCGACGTGGCCATCAACCAGGCCACCGTGGACCCGGCCGGCTTCGTCGCCTACCCCAAGACCCACGTCGCGGTCGGATCGGTGATGGTCCGCGGCCAGGACGTCCCCGTCGCCCACACCATCGCCTCGGTCCTGCGCACCGTCTACAACCAGGCGTTGCCCCGGCACAACAACCATCCTCCGGCGGAGGTCGTGCTCACCCACCCCGAGGCCTGGTCCCAGCGCGAACTCGACGTGCTGCGGCACGCCGCGTCCCTGGCCGGTCTCGGCGGCAGCGTCTCGCTGATCTCCGAACCCCGCGCCGCGGCGTTCTACTACTCGCGCCAGCACGACGCGAAGATCGTCAAGGGCTCGACGATCGCGGTCTTCGACTTCGGTGGCGGCACCCTCGACATCGCCGTTCTCACCGCGACGAGCGAGTGGACCTTCGAGGTGATCCGGGCCGGCGGCGACAACACCCTCGGCGGCAAGAACCTCGATGCCACCGTCGCCCGGTGGGTCGACGAACGCCTGCGCGACGACGCCCCGGACCTGGCGGCGTGGTTGCACACCCCGGACGGACTCGACGCCCGACGCACCCTCGACGATCAGATCCGCCGCGCCAAGGAACTGCTCTCCGAGCACCCCTCGGCGACGATCCGGGTCACCGGCAACGGCGCGGACCTGACCTTCACCATCACCCGCGACGAGTTCGAGCAGCTCATCGAACCGCAGATCACCCGTGGCGTGCAGCTCGCCGCCCAGGTGCTGCGCGATGCCGGGGTGGACCGGTCGGGTCTGCAGGCGCTGTATCTGACCGGCGGCTCCTCCCGAATCCCGTACGTGCATCGGCGGCTGTCCGAACTCGGGTCCATCGCCACCCTCGACGACCCGAAGACCGTCGTGGCCAAGGGCGCGGCAGGGTTCGTCGCCGGCGGACGCACCACCGAACCCGCCGCCGACCGCGACACCGAGGTACTGCGGCCGGACACTCCCCGCCCCGCAACACCGCGACCCGGCGTTCCCCGTCCGGGTACCCCGGCGGCACAACCGGACTCGGCAACGACGCGCGACACGGAGCGGTCACGACCGTCTCGGCCCCTGCTCATCGCCGGAGGCGCCGTGCTGGCGGTGCTCGTCGCCGCCGGGGCGGTCTTCGGACTCACCCGTGGGGACGCGGACGACGGAGCGTCGGCCGGCGCCGCAGCCGCCCCCGCTGTGGCCGAGGACAGGTCGGACAGCGGAGCACCGCCTCCGGCGACGTCGGATTCGGTCTATCGCAGCGAGAGCACCGACGAGGTGGTGGAACTGCTGCCCACCAAGTTGCTCACCGGGTCGAGTTCGTGCGAGAAGTCCGGCTTCTCCTTGGAGGGTGCCATGCAGGTGCGGTGCCAGATCAGCCCCAATTCCAACCTCGGGAAGGCGCTGGGCATGGAGCCCACCGACTACGAATCCGTGTCGGCGTACCGGGACGATCAGTACGCACGCTCGAACTTCATCCGGCTCCGCGACGCCAAGAACGACAACACCAGGATCGTCTCGGCGGACGGCACGCGCATCGCCGACTACGACCACCCACCGGGCGGCAACTCGTACTTCACCGTCATCGACAAGTCCACCGGACTCGTCGCGCAGTTCTCGATGACGACGGAGCGCGGCGAGGCACTGCTCGCCGAACTCGGTTGGAACGCCTGA
- the grpE gene encoding nucleotide exchange factor GrpE — MSPQIRERIDELIAAADVAADGPERAAATARLAELGVERLAIEPGTRFDPSRHRAVAVTPATAPAEENLVAAMIRPGWCHEGQILRYVEVRVQVPPAQCPAPGAS, encoded by the coding sequence ATGTCACCGCAGATCCGTGAGCGGATCGACGAACTGATCGCGGCGGCGGACGTCGCGGCGGACGGGCCCGAGCGCGCCGCCGCGACCGCACGACTCGCCGAGCTGGGGGTCGAACGTCTGGCCATCGAGCCCGGTACGCGGTTCGATCCGAGCCGTCACCGTGCGGTGGCGGTGACGCCGGCAACGGCACCGGCGGAGGAGAACCTGGTCGCCGCGATGATCCGGCCCGGCTGGTGTCACGAGGGGCAGATCCTGCGCTACGTCGAGGTGCGGGTGCAGGTTCCTCCGGCGCAGTGCCCGGCTCCGGGGGCGTCGTGA
- a CDS encoding FG-GAP repeat domain-containing protein has translation MATNSFPGSSSSNSDRAASQSTASDRADSSYGSQSSYDGNSSYGSSSADQSGSTSYESYERYERYDSSGSSSSDSSYGSASNSGASSSAGSASSASDRTAAENAESTSSVTSGSASTEPVVLDEYTLGDGTRVADVDVDGDGQVDLSLVDYDGDGRTDAQISDSDGDGNADLIEFDRDGDGYIDAVAGDLDGDGRLDLAVFDEDGDGEVDVVIDLHSGAVDYDGDGIADDYVDVSAFDNGSESTDAGSDLA, from the coding sequence ATGGCTACCAATTCCTTTCCCGGCAGCAGCTCCTCGAACTCCGACCGGGCCGCATCGCAGTCCACCGCAAGCGACCGCGCGGACTCGTCGTACGGCTCGCAGTCCTCCTACGACGGCAACTCCTCCTACGGTTCGTCTTCGGCCGACCAGTCGGGATCGACGAGCTACGAGTCCTACGAGCGTTACGAGCGGTACGACAGCTCCGGCTCCTCGAGCTCGGACTCGTCCTACGGCTCGGCGAGCAACTCGGGTGCGTCGAGCTCCGCCGGATCGGCCTCCTCGGCCTCCGATCGCACCGCCGCGGAGAACGCCGAGTCCACCTCGAGCGTGACGTCCGGATCCGCCTCCACCGAGCCGGTCGTGCTCGACGAGTACACCCTCGGTGACGGCACCCGCGTCGCCGACGTCGACGTGGACGGCGACGGTCAGGTCGACCTGTCGCTGGTGGACTACGACGGCGACGGCAGGACCGACGCGCAGATCAGCGACTCCGACGGCGACGGCAACGCCGACCTGATCGAGTTCGACCGCGACGGCGACGGCTACATCGACGCCGTCGCCGGTGATCTCGACGGTGACGGCCGCCTCGATCTGGCCGTCTTCGACGAGGACGGCGACGGTGAGGTCGACGTGGTGATCGACCTGCACTCCGGTGCGGTGGACTACGACGGCGACGGCATCGCCGACGACTACGTCGACGTCTCGGCCTTCGACAACGGTTCCGAGTCGACCGACGCCGGTTCCGATCTGGCCTGA
- a CDS encoding energy-coupling factor ABC transporter permease, with translation MHVPDHFLPMSATAPAAAIATGAVVLAATAGRPRITTRDTLLAGTTAAMIFGAQMVNYPIAGGISGHLIGGALATALLGPRLALLAMTAVVGVQALLFGDGGINALGVNVLLMAVLPVLVTAAVRTGAERLGLGKLTRTTAAVGAGLSVPVSAAVLGVAYSVTAGTGAAAAFIGNLTAVHLAIGLGEALITAAVLSAVMAFAPGVAAWDARSSVTPVAVRRGLAAIGGLGVVSACALALVASGSPDGLEHIVGAYSLPVGDAAFAGLPGLADYGTLSGTEFLAALAGLAATAVLGAALATMGRRMPVRQGA, from the coding sequence ATGCACGTCCCTGACCATTTCCTCCCCATGAGCGCCACCGCGCCCGCCGCGGCGATCGCCACCGGTGCGGTCGTCCTCGCCGCCACCGCCGGGCGGCCGCGCATCACGACCCGGGACACCCTTCTCGCCGGAACGACCGCCGCAATGATCTTCGGTGCTCAGATGGTCAACTATCCCATCGCCGGCGGCATCAGCGGCCATCTCATCGGCGGCGCTCTCGCGACCGCGCTCCTCGGGCCCCGGCTCGCCCTTCTCGCGATGACCGCCGTGGTCGGCGTGCAGGCATTGCTGTTCGGGGACGGCGGGATCAACGCCCTCGGGGTGAACGTGCTGCTGATGGCGGTGCTGCCTGTCCTCGTCACCGCCGCCGTCCGTACCGGCGCCGAGCGACTCGGCCTCGGGAAGCTGACGCGGACCACCGCCGCCGTCGGCGCCGGTCTGTCCGTGCCGGTGAGTGCCGCGGTTCTCGGCGTCGCGTACTCGGTGACCGCCGGAACCGGCGCCGCAGCAGCGTTCATCGGCAATCTGACGGCGGTCCACCTCGCCATCGGTCTAGGTGAAGCTCTCATCACCGCCGCTGTGCTGAGCGCCGTGATGGCGTTCGCGCCCGGCGTCGCCGCGTGGGACGCACGGTCCTCCGTCACTCCTGTTGCCGTCCGACGTGGTCTCGCCGCGATCGGCGGTCTGGGCGTGGTCAGCGCCTGTGCGCTGGCGCTCGTCGCGTCCGGAAGCCCGGACGGTCTCGAGCACATCGTCGGTGCCTATTCGCTGCCGGTCGGTGACGCTGCCTTCGCCGGTCTTCCCGGCCTTGCGGATTATGGCACGCTCAGCGGCACCGAATTCCTTGCGGCACTGGCCGGACTCGCCGCCACCGCAGTGCTCGGCGCAGCCCTCGCCACGATGGGCCGCCGCATGCCGGTCCGCCAGGGCGCGTAA
- a CDS encoding urease accessory protein UreD encodes MSRTTIRIDRAPGRARLTLRAGMLVPRTVEVGPDHARVAVVAAGALLLGGDAVTVDVHVDVGCTLELQDIGGTVAYDADNRLSRWDVRITVAEGGTLVWDTYPFVIATGARVHRDTRIELASDAAASMRETLVLGRHGESGGAIRSRTSVTLDRRPLFVEELYAHGAFPEPGILGSARVHDVIATYGRRAEGDGVVQLEGPGNLLRFLGAYTHSSPLESTWRSWRSAHVHPSTLEGSLTHARP; translated from the coding sequence ATGTCCCGCACCACGATCCGTATCGACCGCGCACCGGGCCGGGCACGCCTGACCCTGCGGGCGGGCATGCTCGTCCCCCGCACGGTCGAGGTCGGTCCGGACCACGCGCGGGTCGCCGTCGTCGCCGCCGGCGCGTTGTTGCTCGGTGGTGACGCGGTGACCGTCGACGTCCACGTCGACGTCGGGTGCACACTCGAACTGCAGGACATCGGGGGCACCGTCGCCTACGACGCCGACAACCGGCTGTCCCGGTGGGACGTGCGGATCACCGTCGCCGAGGGCGGCACCCTCGTCTGGGACACCTACCCGTTCGTGATCGCCACCGGCGCCCGCGTGCACCGCGACACCCGGATCGAACTCGCCTCCGACGCCGCCGCGAGCATGCGGGAGACCCTCGTCCTCGGGCGCCACGGAGAAAGCGGGGGTGCGATCCGCAGCCGTACCTCGGTCACTCTCGATCGTCGTCCCCTCTTCGTCGAGGAGTTGTACGCGCACGGCGCGTTCCCCGAGCCCGGGATCCTCGGTTCCGCCCGGGTGCACGACGTCATCGCAACCTACGGGCGACGCGCCGAGGGCGACGGCGTCGTCCAGCTCGAAGGGCCCGGCAACCTGCTGCGGTTCCTCGGTGCCTATACCCACTCCTCGCCGCTCGAGTCGACCTGGCGCTCCTGGCGCTCCGCACACGTTCACCCGTCCACCCTCGAAGGGAGTCTCACCCATGCACGTCCCTGA
- the ureG gene encoding urease accessory protein UreG, with the protein MPEHTTTRSLRLGVAGPVGTGKSSLIATICRTLASELQLGVITNDIYTDEDARFLRSAGVLDPERIRAVETGACPHTAIRDDVTMNLLAVEDLERDFAPLDVVLVESGGDNLTATFSPALVDAQIFVLDVAGGGDVARKGGPGISRADLLVVNKTDLSPYVGVDVPQMVADAEKAREGGPVLALSRTDASSVQALGDWVREMLAAHRAGSHTPVDPGPMAPHFHADEDDHDHSHGHGHGHGHGHDHAVAHTHD; encoded by the coding sequence GTGCCTGAACACACCACCACCCGTTCGCTCCGTCTCGGCGTCGCCGGTCCCGTCGGCACGGGCAAGAGTTCGCTGATCGCGACGATCTGCCGCACCCTCGCGTCCGAGCTGCAGCTCGGCGTGATCACCAACGACATCTACACCGACGAGGACGCGCGCTTCCTCCGCTCGGCGGGCGTGCTCGATCCCGAGCGCATCCGCGCGGTGGAGACCGGTGCGTGCCCGCACACCGCGATCCGTGACGACGTGACCATGAACCTGCTGGCCGTCGAGGATCTCGAACGCGACTTCGCGCCGCTCGATGTCGTCCTGGTGGAGAGCGGCGGCGACAACCTCACCGCGACCTTCTCCCCCGCGCTCGTCGACGCGCAGATCTTCGTGCTCGATGTCGCGGGCGGTGGCGACGTCGCCCGCAAGGGCGGTCCCGGCATCAGCCGCGCCGACCTGCTCGTGGTGAACAAGACCGATCTCTCCCCCTATGTGGGTGTCGACGTGCCGCAGATGGTCGCCGACGCCGAGAAGGCCCGCGAGGGCGGACCGGTGCTGGCGCTGTCGCGGACCGACGCCTCATCCGTGCAGGCGCTCGGCGACTGGGTGCGCGAGATGCTGGCAGCCCACCGCGCCGGGTCGCACACCCCGGTCGATCCCGGTCCGATGGCTCCGCACTTCCACGCCGACGAGGACGACCACGACCACAGCCACGGGCACGGGCACGGGCACGGGCACGGGCACGATCACGCCGTCGCACACACGCACGACTGA
- a CDS encoding urease accessory protein UreF: MLPDTLSPTTVLLLLADGRAPVGGNVNSGGLEPALQGGMSPTEVRRFLVARLRTSAAVEAGVAVVTRHAVDSAAGAALALRIDEIEDHWAARTPGPAQRDASRLLARGYLRLARNLWPSTVLDDLDVRTPRPSRGLVVGAIAALARIPAIDTARLVLYEEAQAIVAAFLKLHPTDPATGSRWALEACAHLEPLIAELSALTDPADIPATGGPQTELWAEAHASAPERLFRA; encoded by the coding sequence ATGTTGCCCGACACTCTGTCCCCCACCACGGTGCTGCTCCTCCTCGCGGACGGGCGCGCGCCGGTCGGCGGGAACGTCAACTCGGGTGGGCTCGAGCCCGCGCTCCAGGGTGGGATGTCACCGACCGAGGTGCGCCGCTTCCTCGTCGCACGGTTGCGCACCTCGGCGGCGGTCGAGGCCGGTGTCGCCGTGGTGACCCGGCACGCGGTGGACTCCGCCGCCGGAGCGGCCCTGGCGCTACGGATCGACGAGATCGAGGACCACTGGGCGGCGCGCACTCCGGGCCCGGCCCAACGCGATGCGTCCCGGTTGCTGGCCCGCGGTTATCTGCGACTGGCCCGGAACCTGTGGCCCTCCACTGTTCTCGACGATCTCGACGTCCGGACCCCGCGGCCGTCGCGGGGACTGGTGGTCGGGGCCATCGCAGCGCTCGCGCGCATTCCAGCGATCGACACCGCCCGACTGGTGCTGTACGAGGAGGCGCAGGCGATCGTCGCGGCCTTCCTCAAACTGCACCCCACCGACCCGGCCACCGGTTCGCGATGGGCGCTCGAGGCATGCGCTCATCTCGAACCGCTCATCGCCGAGCTGTCCGCTCTCACCGATCCGGCGGACATCCCGGCCACCGGTGGCCCCCAGACCGAACTGTGGGCCGAAGCCCACGCATCCGCTCCAGAAAGGCTGTTCCGTGCCTGA
- a CDS encoding urease subunit alpha → MEITRAEYAALYGPTVGDQVRLGDTDLWIQIEEDRTFGGEEAVFGGGKSIRESMAQGVTTRAEGAPDTVITNVIVLDWWGIVRADVGIRDGRIVALGRAGNPDIADGVHPKLQIGPSTDVISGEGRILTAGAFDSHVHLLSPSQIVEALATGITTIAGGGTGPSEGSKATTVTPGPWHLMQMHRALDVLPVNVLLLGKGNTVSAEGLREQALAGAAGYKVHEDWGSTPAAIDAALRAADEHGLQVALHSDSLNEAGFVESTLAAIGGRSIHAFHVEGAGGGHAPDILSIAGLPHIIPGSTNPTLPHTINTVDEHLDMLMVCHHLNPAVPEDLAFAESRIRATTIAAEDILHDMGALSITSSDAQAMGRIGEVVTRTWQVAHVMKNRRGALDGGMPADNERARRYVAKYTINPAIAHGVDHELGSIEEGKLADLVLWDPKFFGIRPSLVIKGGSIAWAALGDPNASIPTPQPVLQRPAFGDALAPHTSVSFVSPAALDEGLAERLGLRRRLLPLRPTRHIGKADMKQNDVLPRIEIRPDTFDIDIDGERVVPAPATELPLAQLYSMF, encoded by the coding sequence GTGGAGATCACACGCGCCGAGTACGCGGCACTGTACGGACCGACGGTCGGTGACCAGGTGCGCCTGGGCGACACCGACCTGTGGATCCAGATCGAGGAGGACCGCACCTTCGGCGGCGAGGAAGCCGTCTTCGGTGGCGGCAAATCCATCCGCGAATCGATGGCCCAAGGTGTGACGACCCGAGCCGAGGGCGCTCCCGACACCGTGATCACGAACGTGATCGTGCTGGACTGGTGGGGCATCGTGCGCGCCGACGTCGGCATCCGCGATGGCCGCATCGTCGCCCTCGGTCGCGCCGGCAACCCCGACATCGCCGACGGAGTGCACCCGAAGCTGCAGATCGGCCCGTCCACCGACGTCATCTCCGGTGAAGGTCGCATCCTCACCGCGGGCGCCTTCGACTCGCACGTGCACCTGCTGTCGCCGTCGCAGATCGTCGAGGCGCTTGCCACCGGCATCACCACCATCGCCGGCGGTGGGACCGGTCCGTCCGAGGGATCGAAGGCCACCACCGTCACGCCGGGTCCGTGGCACCTGATGCAGATGCACCGCGCGCTCGACGTGCTGCCGGTGAACGTGCTGCTGCTCGGCAAGGGCAACACCGTCTCTGCGGAGGGGCTGCGCGAGCAGGCCCTCGCCGGTGCCGCCGGGTACAAGGTGCACGAGGACTGGGGCTCCACACCGGCCGCGATCGATGCGGCGTTGCGCGCGGCCGACGAGCACGGACTGCAGGTCGCGCTGCATTCGGACTCGCTCAACGAGGCGGGCTTCGTGGAGAGCACGCTCGCTGCGATCGGCGGACGCTCGATCCACGCCTTCCACGTCGAAGGCGCCGGCGGCGGGCACGCCCCGGACATCCTGAGCATTGCCGGATTGCCGCACATCATCCCGGGCTCGACCAACCCGACGTTGCCGCACACGATCAACACCGTCGACGAGCATCTCGACATGCTGATGGTCTGCCATCACCTCAACCCCGCCGTGCCGGAGGACCTCGCGTTCGCCGAGTCCCGGATCCGGGCCACCACCATCGCGGCCGAGGACATCCTGCACGACATGGGCGCCCTGTCGATCACCTCGTCCGACGCCCAGGCGATGGGCCGCATCGGTGAGGTCGTCACCCGCACCTGGCAGGTCGCGCACGTGATGAAGAACCGGCGCGGGGCGCTCGACGGCGGCATGCCCGCCGACAACGAACGGGCTCGTCGCTACGTCGCGAAGTACACGATCAACCCCGCGATCGCGCACGGCGTCGACCACGAACTCGGTTCGATCGAGGAGGGCAAGCTCGCCGACCTCGTGCTGTGGGATCCGAAGTTCTTCGGTATCCGGCCGTCGCTGGTCATCAAGGGCGGATCGATCGCCTGGGCCGCGCTCGGCGACCCCAACGCGTCGATCCCGACTCCGCAGCCGGTGCTGCAGCGACCGGCGTTCGGCGATGCGCTCGCCCCGCACACATCGGTGTCGTTCGTCTCCCCCGCCGCCCTCGACGAGGGCCTGGCAGAACGGCTCGGGTTGCGCCGCAGACTGCTGCCGCTGCGGCCGACCCGGCACATCGGCAAGGCCGACATGAAGCAGAACGACGTGTTGCCGCGCATCGAGATCCGTCCCGACACCTTCGACATCGACATCGACGGCGAGCGGGTCGTTCCGGCGCCCGCCACCGAACTGCCGCTCGCGCAGCTGTATTCGATGTTCTGA
- the ureB gene encoding urease subunit beta, whose product MASGPTSGPGAIRVAEGSLTLNADRSDDERITLVFLNTGDRPIQIGSHIHLPDANAALEFDRERAQGFRLDIPSGTSQRFEPGSSRELGAVALRGQRVVPGIQVRKQED is encoded by the coding sequence ATGGCATCCGGACCGACTTCGGGACCCGGAGCGATTCGCGTCGCCGAGGGCTCCCTCACCCTCAACGCGGACCGCTCCGACGACGAGCGCATCACCCTCGTCTTCCTCAACACCGGGGATCGTCCCATCCAGATCGGCTCACACATCCACCTGCCGGACGCGAATGCGGCCCTCGAATTCGACCGCGAACGCGCGCAGGGCTTCCGCCTGGACATCCCGTCGGGGACCTCGCAGCGCTTCGAACCCGGCAGCAGCCGCGAGCTGGGTGCCGTCGCCCTGCGCGGACAACGCGTCGTACCCGGCATCCAGGTGCGGAAGCAGGAGGACTGA
- a CDS encoding urease subunit gamma encodes MQLTPADTEKLLLAVAGMVARDRRDRGVRLNYPEAVALLSTWVIERAREGAAVADLMVKGREVLARDEVMDGVAEMLADVQVEATFPDGRKLVTIHHPIS; translated from the coding sequence ATGCAGCTGACTCCCGCCGACACCGAGAAACTCCTTCTGGCCGTCGCCGGCATGGTGGCGCGCGACCGGCGGGACCGCGGCGTCCGACTGAACTATCCCGAAGCCGTTGCCCTGTTGTCCACCTGGGTGATCGAACGGGCACGCGAAGGCGCCGCCGTCGCCGACCTCATGGTGAAGGGCCGCGAGGTCCTCGCCCGCGACGAGGTGATGGACGGCGTCGCCGAGATGTTGGCCGACGTGCAGGTCGAGGCCACTTTCCCGGACGGACGCAAACTCGTCACGATCCACCACCCGATTTCCTGA